In Prunus dulcis chromosome 1, ALMONDv2, whole genome shotgun sequence, the following are encoded in one genomic region:
- the LOC117614917 gene encoding WPP domain-interacting tail-anchored protein 2 isoform X2 encodes MEDHAVCDNTVGSPEVEINYLNQRVQSNESGMQELESYLKVLTKLDLDLAYSSEKLANLHVPLIYLLAQQNDLEAMATVNNYILADFIEKVLVFNFLSSILDSEVRELDNFMDALQAGIIDARQKISSCRHLGKLYSIMEGKLNDSEESLKQSQDQISELKMQSERFQRTILAFAHENWKTDIAMDLSENAQWANKNAKSNLKMPRQQRHNLWMLEKSLSRELYLEKKLTESRQNEEELKLKLHRTEQVAFHMEEAAEVVWGRFLEAENAAEVLQGISKELLGRLQLIQFNLNGSIQRESELKFKLQASLEELKAKDTALQKLKNVHEENIKKDVELSALREKVVFLEKQLKESELQLKNANSTNESSQEKLGEMERLVESLKENIFTTEVKAESAELKVAELTGTNVELTEEMSFLKGSASNTEKKVGSLEKQLREVEIQLQHAKASSEASQEQQNMLYAAIWDMETLIEDLKSKVSKAENKTESTEEQCVVLSETNSELNAEITVLRNSVEYLESSLDQANNAKFASAEELNTRIKFMMDMAMQLAIERERIQKQVHVLVMEKKLLVEKLWNTKKDAIECNNEDSENKELPFSKNNFLNATSMKTSTEAVTESLDKSFQAGG; translated from the exons ATGGAAGACCATGCTGTTTGTGATAATACTGTTGGCAGTCCTGAGGTTGAGATAAACTACCTAAATCAACGGGTGCAATCTAATGAATCTGGCATGCAAGAGTTAGAGAGTTACCTGAAAGTTTTAACAAAGCTGGACTTGGACTTGGCATATTCTTCTGAGAAGTTGGCAAATCTCCATGTACCTCTTATATACCTGTTGGCTCAGCAGAATGATCTCGAGGCAATGGCCACCGTCAATAACTATATTCTCGCGGACTTTATTGAGAAAGTATTGGTATTCAATTTCCTATCTAGCATTCTAGATTCTGAGGTAAGAGAGCTAGACAATTTCATGGATGCTCTCCAAGCAGGAATTATTGATGCCCGTCAAAAAATATCTTCGTGCAGACACTTGGGAAAACTGTATTCTATAATGGAAGGAAAGTTAAATGATTCTGAAGAATCACTAAAGCAATCTCAAGATCAAATTTCAGAGCTTAAGATGCAGTCAGAAAGGTTTCAGAGAACCATTCTAGCTTTTGCACATGAGAATT GGAAAACTGACATTGCCATGGATTTATCAGAAAATGCTCAATGGGCGaataaaaatgcaaagtcaaaTTTAAAGATGCCTAGACAACAAAGACATAATCTGTGGATGCTGGAGAAATCACTTTCAAGAGAGCTATATCTTGAGAAGAAGTTAACTGAATCAAgacaaaatgaagaagaacTTAAATTAAAGCTACATCGTACAGAACAGGTAGCATTTCACATGGAAGAAGCAGCAGAAGTTGTTTGGGGAAGATTTTTAGAGGCAGAGAATGCTGCTGAGGTGCTCCAGGGGATTTCAAAGGAATTATTAGGTCGACTGCAGCTTATTCAGTTTAATCTAAATGGTTCAATTCAACGAGAAAGCGAGCTAAAATTCAAACTTCAAGCTAGTTTAGAAGAGCTGAAAGCAAAAGATACTGCTTTGCAGAAGCTCAAGAATGTTCATGAAGAGAACATTAAGAAAGATGTTGAACTGTCTGCTTTGAGAGAAAAGGTGGTGTTCCTTGAGAAACAGCTGAAAGAATCAGAGCTCCAGCTGAAGAATGCAAATTCCACCAATGAATCAAGTCAAGAGAAACTTGGGGAAATGGAAAGGTTAGTTGAGTCTTTGAAAGAAAACATCTTTACAACAGAAGTTAAGGCTGAGAGTGCAGAACTTAAGGTTGCGGAATTAACAGGAACGAATGTGGAACTCACTGAAGAGATGAGTTTTCTAAAAGGAAGTGCTAGTAACACAGAAAAAAAGGTTGGCAGTCTAGAAAAGCAGTTGAGGGAAGTAGAGATCCAATTACAGCATGCAAAAGCATCCTCTGAAGCAAGTCAAGAGCAGCAGAATATGCTATATGCTGCAATTTGGGATATGGAAACTTTAATTGAAGATCTAAAATCAAAGGTTTCAAAAGCTGAAAATAAGACAGAAAGTACAGAGGAGCAGTGTGTTGTGTTATCTGAAACTAACTCAGAACTAAATGCGGAAATAACTGTTCTAAGGAATAGTGTGGAATACTTGGAATCGTCTTTGGATCAGGCTAACAATGCAAAATTTGCAAGTGCAGAAGAACTCAATACCAGAATCAAGTTCATGATGGATATGGCAATGCAACTAGCCATAGAACGAGAGCGCATCCAAAAGCAG GTGCATGTCTTAGTTATGGAGAAAAAACTGCTGGTGGAGAAGCTATGGAACACCAAAAAAGATGCAATTGAGTGCAACAACGAAGACAGTGAAAACAAAGAGCTTCCATTTTCCAAGAATAATTTTTTGAATGCTACTTCTATGAAGACATCCACGGAAGCTGTGACAGAGTCCTTAGATAAAAGTTTCCAGGCAG GTGGATGA
- the LOC117614917 gene encoding WPP domain-interacting tail-anchored protein 2 isoform X1: MEDHAVCDNTVGSPEVEINYLNQRVQSNESGMQELESYLKVLTKLDLDLAYSSEKLANLHVPLIYLLAQQNDLEAMATVNNYILADFIEKVLVFNFLSSILDSEVRELDNFMDALQAGIIDARQKISSCRHLGKLYSIMEGKLNDSEESLKQSQDQISELKMQSERFQRTILAFAHENWKTDIAMDLSENAQWANKNAKSNLKMPRQQRHNLWMLEKSLSRELYLEKKLTESRQNEEELKLKLHRTEQVAFHMEEAAEVVWGRFLEAENAAEVLQGISKELLGRLQLIQFNLNGSIQRESELKFKLQASLEELKAKDTALQKLKNVHEENIKKDVELSALREKVVFLEKQLKESELQLKNANSTNESSQEKLGEMERLVESLKENIFTTEVKAESAELKVAELTGTNVELTEEMSFLKGSASNTEKKVGSLEKQLREVEIQLQHAKASSEASQEQQNMLYAAIWDMETLIEDLKSKVSKAENKTESTEEQCVVLSETNSELNAEITVLRNSVEYLESSLDQANNAKFASAEELNTRIKFMMDMAMQLAIERERIQKQVHVLVMEKKLLVEKLWNTKKDAIECNNEDSENKELPFSKNNFLNATSMKTSTEAVTESLDKSFQVDEPSEEAPECDTEAGASSSASSMVSEPETSREVKARCLSLKYVSIIVFVFSVSAMYLLNQEPFLFDEL, from the exons ATGGAAGACCATGCTGTTTGTGATAATACTGTTGGCAGTCCTGAGGTTGAGATAAACTACCTAAATCAACGGGTGCAATCTAATGAATCTGGCATGCAAGAGTTAGAGAGTTACCTGAAAGTTTTAACAAAGCTGGACTTGGACTTGGCATATTCTTCTGAGAAGTTGGCAAATCTCCATGTACCTCTTATATACCTGTTGGCTCAGCAGAATGATCTCGAGGCAATGGCCACCGTCAATAACTATATTCTCGCGGACTTTATTGAGAAAGTATTGGTATTCAATTTCCTATCTAGCATTCTAGATTCTGAGGTAAGAGAGCTAGACAATTTCATGGATGCTCTCCAAGCAGGAATTATTGATGCCCGTCAAAAAATATCTTCGTGCAGACACTTGGGAAAACTGTATTCTATAATGGAAGGAAAGTTAAATGATTCTGAAGAATCACTAAAGCAATCTCAAGATCAAATTTCAGAGCTTAAGATGCAGTCAGAAAGGTTTCAGAGAACCATTCTAGCTTTTGCACATGAGAATT GGAAAACTGACATTGCCATGGATTTATCAGAAAATGCTCAATGGGCGaataaaaatgcaaagtcaaaTTTAAAGATGCCTAGACAACAAAGACATAATCTGTGGATGCTGGAGAAATCACTTTCAAGAGAGCTATATCTTGAGAAGAAGTTAACTGAATCAAgacaaaatgaagaagaacTTAAATTAAAGCTACATCGTACAGAACAGGTAGCATTTCACATGGAAGAAGCAGCAGAAGTTGTTTGGGGAAGATTTTTAGAGGCAGAGAATGCTGCTGAGGTGCTCCAGGGGATTTCAAAGGAATTATTAGGTCGACTGCAGCTTATTCAGTTTAATCTAAATGGTTCAATTCAACGAGAAAGCGAGCTAAAATTCAAACTTCAAGCTAGTTTAGAAGAGCTGAAAGCAAAAGATACTGCTTTGCAGAAGCTCAAGAATGTTCATGAAGAGAACATTAAGAAAGATGTTGAACTGTCTGCTTTGAGAGAAAAGGTGGTGTTCCTTGAGAAACAGCTGAAAGAATCAGAGCTCCAGCTGAAGAATGCAAATTCCACCAATGAATCAAGTCAAGAGAAACTTGGGGAAATGGAAAGGTTAGTTGAGTCTTTGAAAGAAAACATCTTTACAACAGAAGTTAAGGCTGAGAGTGCAGAACTTAAGGTTGCGGAATTAACAGGAACGAATGTGGAACTCACTGAAGAGATGAGTTTTCTAAAAGGAAGTGCTAGTAACACAGAAAAAAAGGTTGGCAGTCTAGAAAAGCAGTTGAGGGAAGTAGAGATCCAATTACAGCATGCAAAAGCATCCTCTGAAGCAAGTCAAGAGCAGCAGAATATGCTATATGCTGCAATTTGGGATATGGAAACTTTAATTGAAGATCTAAAATCAAAGGTTTCAAAAGCTGAAAATAAGACAGAAAGTACAGAGGAGCAGTGTGTTGTGTTATCTGAAACTAACTCAGAACTAAATGCGGAAATAACTGTTCTAAGGAATAGTGTGGAATACTTGGAATCGTCTTTGGATCAGGCTAACAATGCAAAATTTGCAAGTGCAGAAGAACTCAATACCAGAATCAAGTTCATGATGGATATGGCAATGCAACTAGCCATAGAACGAGAGCGCATCCAAAAGCAG GTGCATGTCTTAGTTATGGAGAAAAAACTGCTGGTGGAGAAGCTATGGAACACCAAAAAAGATGCAATTGAGTGCAACAACGAAGACAGTGAAAACAAAGAGCTTCCATTTTCCAAGAATAATTTTTTGAATGCTACTTCTATGAAGACATCCACGGAAGCTGTGACAGAGTCCTTAGATAAAAGTTTCCAG GTGGATGAACCATCAGAAGAGGCACCTGAGTGTGATACTGAAGCAGGGGCTTCCAGTTCTGCTAGCAGCATGGTTTCAGAACCTGAGACTTCCAGAGAGGTAAAGGCCAGGTGCCTGAGCCTAAAGTATGTTTCCATAATAGTCTTTGTATTTTCAGTGTCAGCCATGTATTTGCTTAACCAGGAACCTTTCCTCTTTGACGAATTGTGA
- the LOC117616157 gene encoding transcription factor bHLH49-like isoform X1, translating into MDMGDQDKFELENRNEDPMNYSPGMAPDWRFGGSNLTNTSVGLVSTGNSMAVSKGDLVGSSSRPSDSMVDSFNPTLWDHPTNSQELGGFCDINGQTSASTSDTIGIRKGIPVSLRSGIDRPLEMCWNPPNSMLKGGIFLPNGPGMLPQSLSQFPADSAFIERAARFSCFNGGSFSDMLNPFGVPESMSLYSRGGGMMHWTQEVVAGNGSKAVSCAQSQRNEINGGDASRDVTLPIELGTTEGSPLKNEKKSESLVKSHDEAKHTVGGSGNESDEADFSGGAGQEEPSMLEGTGVEPSSKGSKKRKRSGQANELDQAHAQQPGESAQDASEFQQKGEQHPASTTNKTTGKQSKQGSQASDPPKEEYIHVRARRGQATNSHSLAERVRREKISERMKFLQDLVPGCSKVTGKAVMLDEIINYVQSLQRQVEFLSMKLATVNPRLDFNIEGLLTKDILQSRVGPSSTLGFSPDMPIAYPQLHPSQSGLIQAGLPGMGSPSDILRRAMSSQMTPMTGGFKEPSQLPNVWEDELHNVVQMSYGASTPTGSQDVDGSGTPGQMKVEL; encoded by the exons ATGGATATGGGTGACCAAGACAAATTTGAATTAGAGAATAGGAATGAGGATCCTATGAATTATTCACCTGGTATGGCTCCAGACTGGCGATTTGGGGGCTCCAATCTCACAAATACGTCTGTGGGTTTGGTTTCCACTGGAAATTCTATGGCAGTTAGTAAAGGGGATCTCGTTGGTTCTTCTTCCCGGCCCTCTGATTCAATGGTGGACTCTTTTAACCCAACACTTTGGGACCACCCAACCAATTCACAGGAGTTGGGGGGATTTTGTGACATCAACGGTCAGACCAGTGCAAGCACTTCAGACACAATAGGAATTAGAAAAGGCATTCCTGTCTCTTTGAGAAGTGGTATTGATAGACCCCTTGAGATGTGTTGGAATCCACCAAATTCAATGTTGAAAGGGGGAATTTTCTTACCAAATGGGCCTGGGATGCTCCCACAGAGCTTGTCTCAGTTCCCAGCCGATTCTGCCTTCATTGAGCGTGCTGCGAGGTTCTCGTGCTTCAATGGTGGGAGTTTTAGTGATATGCTCAACCCTTTTGGTGTTCCTGAATCCATGAGTCTTTATTCTAGGGGTGGAGGAATGATGCACTGGACACAAGAAGTTGTAGCAGGTAATGGCTCGAAAGCGGTGTCCTGCGCTCAATCTCAGAGGAATGAGATAAATGGGGGTGATGCTTCAAGAGATGTTACCTTGCCTATTGAGCTTGGGACTACTGAAGGGAGCCCACTgaagaatgagaagaaaagtGAGAGTCTTGTGAAATCTCACGATGAGGCGAAACACACTGTTGGCGGGTCTGGTAATGAGTCGGATGAAGCGGATTTCAGCGGTGGTGCTGGTCAAGAGGAGCCTTCTATGTTGGAGGGTACAGGTGTAGAACCTTCTTCTAAGGGCtctaagaaaaggaaaaggagtgGGCAG GCCAATGAACTTGATCAGGCCCATGCACAGCAACCTGGTGAATCAGCACAGGATGCTTCTGAATTTCAACAGAAGGGAGAGCAACACCCAGCGTCAACTACCAACAAGACTACCGGAAAACAGAGTAAACAAGGGTCTCAAGCGTCTGATCCACCAAAAGAAGAATATATTCACGTTAGAGCCCGAAGGGGCCAGGCAACAAATAGTCATAGTCTTGCAGAAAGA GTCAGAAGGGAGAAGATCAGTGAGAGGATGAAGTTTCTCCAAGATCTTGTACCTGGATGCAGCAAG GTAACTGGGAAGGCTGTGATGCTGGACGAAATCATTAACTATGTACAATCATTGCAACGACAGGTTGAG TTTTTGTCGATGAAGCTTGCAACAGTGAATCCACGACTGGATTTTAACATTGAAGGCCTCCTTACAAAAGAT ATCCTTCAGTCACGGGTTGGACCTTCATCTACGCTGGGGTTTTCTCCGGATATGCCTATTGCATATCCTCAGCTACATCCATCTCAATCAGGACTTATCCAAGCTGGCCTCCCTGGAATGGGGAGCCCTTCTGATATACTTCGGAGAGCCATGAGTTCCCAAATGACACCAATGACCGGAGGATTCAAGGAGCCATCTCAG CTACCCAATGTGTGGGAGGATGAGCTCCACAATGTTGTCCAGATGAGCTACGGAGCCAGTACTCCCACTGGTAGCCAAGATGTGGATG GATCAGGGACACCAGGCCAAATGAAAGTTGAACTTTGA
- the LOC117616157 gene encoding transcription factor bHLH49-like isoform X2 encodes MDMGDQDKFELENRNEDPMNYSPGMAPDWRFGGSNLTNTSVGLVSTGNSMAVSKGDLVGSSSRPSDSMVDSFNPTLWDHPTNSQELGGFCDINGQTSASTSDTIGIRKGIPVSLRSGIDRPLEMCWNPPNSMLKGGIFLPNGPGMLPQSLSQFPADSAFIERAARFSCFNGGSFSDMLNPFGVPESMSLYSRGGGMMHWTQEVVAGNGSKAVSCAQSQRNEINGGDASRDVTLPIELGTTEGSPLKNEKKSESLVKSHDEAKHTVGGSGNESDEADFSGGAGQEEPSMLEGTGVEPSSKGSKKRKRSGQANELDQAHAQQPGESAQDASEFQQKGEQHPASTTNKTTGKQSKQGSQASDPPKEEYIHVRARRGQATNSHSLAERVRREKISERMKFLQDLVPGCSKVTGKAVMLDEIINYVQSLQRQVEFLSMKLATVNPRLDFNIEGLLTKDILQSRVGPSSTLGFSPDMPIAYPQLHPSQSGLIQAGLPGMGSPSDILRRAMSSQMTPMTGGFKEPSQDQGHQAK; translated from the exons ATGGATATGGGTGACCAAGACAAATTTGAATTAGAGAATAGGAATGAGGATCCTATGAATTATTCACCTGGTATGGCTCCAGACTGGCGATTTGGGGGCTCCAATCTCACAAATACGTCTGTGGGTTTGGTTTCCACTGGAAATTCTATGGCAGTTAGTAAAGGGGATCTCGTTGGTTCTTCTTCCCGGCCCTCTGATTCAATGGTGGACTCTTTTAACCCAACACTTTGGGACCACCCAACCAATTCACAGGAGTTGGGGGGATTTTGTGACATCAACGGTCAGACCAGTGCAAGCACTTCAGACACAATAGGAATTAGAAAAGGCATTCCTGTCTCTTTGAGAAGTGGTATTGATAGACCCCTTGAGATGTGTTGGAATCCACCAAATTCAATGTTGAAAGGGGGAATTTTCTTACCAAATGGGCCTGGGATGCTCCCACAGAGCTTGTCTCAGTTCCCAGCCGATTCTGCCTTCATTGAGCGTGCTGCGAGGTTCTCGTGCTTCAATGGTGGGAGTTTTAGTGATATGCTCAACCCTTTTGGTGTTCCTGAATCCATGAGTCTTTATTCTAGGGGTGGAGGAATGATGCACTGGACACAAGAAGTTGTAGCAGGTAATGGCTCGAAAGCGGTGTCCTGCGCTCAATCTCAGAGGAATGAGATAAATGGGGGTGATGCTTCAAGAGATGTTACCTTGCCTATTGAGCTTGGGACTACTGAAGGGAGCCCACTgaagaatgagaagaaaagtGAGAGTCTTGTGAAATCTCACGATGAGGCGAAACACACTGTTGGCGGGTCTGGTAATGAGTCGGATGAAGCGGATTTCAGCGGTGGTGCTGGTCAAGAGGAGCCTTCTATGTTGGAGGGTACAGGTGTAGAACCTTCTTCTAAGGGCtctaagaaaaggaaaaggagtgGGCAG GCCAATGAACTTGATCAGGCCCATGCACAGCAACCTGGTGAATCAGCACAGGATGCTTCTGAATTTCAACAGAAGGGAGAGCAACACCCAGCGTCAACTACCAACAAGACTACCGGAAAACAGAGTAAACAAGGGTCTCAAGCGTCTGATCCACCAAAAGAAGAATATATTCACGTTAGAGCCCGAAGGGGCCAGGCAACAAATAGTCATAGTCTTGCAGAAAGA GTCAGAAGGGAGAAGATCAGTGAGAGGATGAAGTTTCTCCAAGATCTTGTACCTGGATGCAGCAAG GTAACTGGGAAGGCTGTGATGCTGGACGAAATCATTAACTATGTACAATCATTGCAACGACAGGTTGAG TTTTTGTCGATGAAGCTTGCAACAGTGAATCCACGACTGGATTTTAACATTGAAGGCCTCCTTACAAAAGAT ATCCTTCAGTCACGGGTTGGACCTTCATCTACGCTGGGGTTTTCTCCGGATATGCCTATTGCATATCCTCAGCTACATCCATCTCAATCAGGACTTATCCAAGCTGGCCTCCCTGGAATGGGGAGCCCTTCTGATATACTTCGGAGAGCCATGAGTTCCCAAATGACACCAATGACCGGAGGATTCAAGGAGCCATCTCAG GATCAGGGACACCAGGCCAAATGA
- the LOC117615029 gene encoding putative pentatricopeptide repeat-containing protein At1g68930, producing MSLSSNNYCNLLKLCCQAGNHAQAKKLHCHIIKTVTSPETFLLNNMITTYGRLGNLRYARHVFDQMPHPTLFSWNAILSVYSKSGYLSDMQEIFDRMPRRDGVSWNSFISGHASCGLLAEAVKFYSLMLTDGAANLNRITFSTMLVLCSSQRCVNLGRQLHGHIVKFGFESYVFVGSPLVDMYSKAGLILDAKRVFNSMPERNVVMYNTLITGLLRCGLIEDSECLFSKMPEKDSISWTTMITGLTQNGSGSKALDKFREMILEGLSMDQYTFGSVLTACGGLFALEEGKQVHAYIIRTELIDNIFVGSALVDMYCKCRSIKAAEGVFKRMSCKNVVSWTAMLVGYGQNGYSEEAVRVFCDMQRKGVEPDDFTLGSVISSCANLASLEEGAQFHGQALASGLISFITVSNALVTLYGKCGSIEDSHRLFNEMNIRDEVSWTALVSGYAQFGKAYETIDLFERMLAHGLKPDGVTFIGVLSACSRAGLVDKGHQYFESMVKEHGITPIMDHYTCIIDLLSRAGRLEEAKRFINEMPFHPDAIGWATLLSSCRLHCNIEIGKWAAESLLELEPQNPASYILLSSIYAAKGKWNEVANLRRGMRDKGVRKEPGCSWIKYKSRVHIFSADDQSSPFSDQIYAKLEKLNCKMIEEGYEPDMSSVLHDVEESEKKKMLNYHSEKLAIAFGLIFLPAGVPIRVVKNLRVCGDCHNATKYISKITKREILVRDAVRYHLFKDGTCSCGDFW from the coding sequence ATGTCTTTGTCCTCTAACAACTACTGTAACTTGCTCAAACTGTGCTGCCAAGCAGGAAACCATGCACAAGCAAAGAAGCTCCACTGTCACATTATCAAAACCGTTACAAGTCCGGAAACCTTTCTTCTCAATAATATGATCACGACGTACGGGAGATTAGGCAACTTAAGGTATGCTCGTCATGTGTTCGATCAAATGCCTCACCCAACCCTTTTCTCATGGAACGCCATTCTCTCCGTCTATTCTAAATCGGGTTATCTTTCTGATATGCAAGAGATCTTCGATCGCATGCCGAGGCGAGATGGGGTGTCTTGGAATTCATTTATTTCGGGGCATGCGTCCTGTGGTTTGCTTGCTGAGGCTGTCAAATTTTATAGCTTGATGTTAACGGACGGAGCCGCCAATTTGAACCGGATAACGTTTTCCACGATGCTTGTGCTTTGTTCGAGTCAGCGGTGCGTGAACTTGGGTCGACAGCTTCATGGGCATATAGTGAAATTTGGGTTCGAGTCGTATGTGTTTGTTGGTAGTCCCTTGGTTGACATGTACTCAAAAGCAGGGTTGATTCTTGACGCAAAACGTGTTTTCAATTCTATGCCGGAGAGGAATGTGGTTATGTATAATACATTGATCACCGGGCTTTTACGGTGTGGATTGATTGAAGATTCTGAATGTTTGTTCAGTAAAATGCCTGAAAAAGATTCGATTTCGTGGACCACAATGATTACAGGACTTACCCAAAACGGTTCAGGCAGCAAAGCTCTTGATAAGTTTAGAGAAATGATATTAGAAGGCTTAAGTATGGATCAATATACATTTGGTAGCGTATTGACAGCATGCGGGGGCCTATTTGCCTTGGAAGAGGGCAAGCAAGTTCATGCCTATATCATTAGGACTGAGCTTATAGATAACATCTTCGTTGGTAGTGCTCTTGTTGACATGTATTGCAAATGTAGAAGCATAAAAGCTGCAGAAGGAGTTTTCAAGAGGATGAGCTGCAAGAATGTGGTATCGTGGACTGCAATGCTTGTGGGTTATGGCCAGAATGGGTACAGTGAAGAAGCTGTTAGAGTTTTTTGTGACATGCAGAGAAAAGGGGTTGAACCAGATGATTTTACCCTGGGAAGTGTAATTAGCTCATGTGCAAACCTAGCAAGCTTAGAAGAAGGTGCCCAGTTCCACGGTCAAGCTCTAGCTTCAGGCTTGATTTCTTTCATTACAGTTTCAAATGCACTTGTCACCTTATATGGTAAATGTGGAAGCATCGAAGACTCCCATCGGCTGTTCAATGAGATGAACATCAGGGATGAGGTCTCCTGGACAGCCTTGGTTTCAGGTTATGCCCAGTTTGGAAAAGCTTATGAGACAATTGATTTGTTTGAAAGGATGCTGGCCCATGGTTTGAAACCCGACGGAGTTACTTTCATAGGGGTTCTTTCAGCTTGCAGCAGAGCAGGACTCGTGGATAAAGGACATCAGTATTTTGAATCCATGGTAAAAGAACATGGAATTACACCAATTATGGATCACTACACTTGCATCATTGACCTTCTCAGCCGAGCTGGAAGGTTAGAAGAAGCAAAAAGATTCATAAATGAGATGCCTTTCCATCCCGATGCAATTGGTTGGGCCACTTTGCTGAGCTCATGTAGACTTCATTGTAATATCGAAATTGGTAAATGGGCAGCTGAATCTCTTCTAGAGTTAGAGCCCCAGAATCCTGCTAGTTATATCTTGCTCTCAAGCATCTATGCTGCTAAAGGGAAATGGAATGAGGTGGCCAATTTAAGGAGAGGAATGAGGGATAAGGGGGTTAGAAAGGAACCAGGATGCAGTTGGATCAAATATAAGAGCAGAGTGCACATTTTTTCAGCAGATGACCAGTCAAGTCCATTTTCAGATCAGATATATGCCAAGCTGGAGAAACTAAATTGCAAAATGATAGAAGAGGGTTATGAGCCAGATATGAGTTCTGTTCTTCATGATGTTGAGGAatcagaaaagaagaagatgcttAATTACCACAGCGAGAAGCTGGCAATTGCGTTTGGATTGATATTTCTTCCTGCTGGCGTTCCTATACGAGTAGTTAAAAACCTTAGAGTATGCGGGGATTGCCACAATGCCACTAAATACATTTCCAAGATCACCAAGAGAGAGATACTTGTAAGAGATGCTGTCCGGTACCATTTATTTAAAGATGGAACTTGTTCATGTGGAGATTTCTGGTGA